From Candidatus Palauibacter scopulicola, the proteins below share one genomic window:
- a CDS encoding amidohydrolase family protein, with the protein MLKRTPISLIVFVMAATLGACGGAGPESSPAEAMQAAALAIVGATVIDGSGAEPVPDATVVVRDGRIESVGPLAEVEVPADAEVLDAAGKHLVPGLINAHGHVGSTLGLEGGHYSRENVLRDLRLYASYGVTTVVSLGGDEAAGVEVRDEQDVPSLDRARLYVAGAVVAGITPGAALEMVHGNAAMGVDFIKIRVDDNLGSTYKMTPDVYGAVIEGAHELGLPVAAHLFYLDDAHGLLDAGVDFIVHSVRDRAVDDVLAGRLIEAGVCYSPTLTREVSTFVYESEPEFFSDPFFLASAEPTVLDALRVPESMARYRESESAQRYKEALAQAQENLGALSDAGVTIAMGTDTGPPARFQGYFEHMELALMAESGMSPMEILVASTGDAARCAGLEGVGTIEAGNWADLVLLGADPLDGVENLRTIESVWIAGNKVPSVSG; encoded by the coding sequence ATGCTGAAGCGCACTCCGATTTCGCTCATCGTGTTCGTGATGGCGGCGACCCTCGGGGCCTGCGGCGGCGCCGGCCCCGAATCCTCACCTGCAGAGGCGATGCAGGCTGCGGCGCTCGCGATCGTCGGGGCGACCGTCATCGATGGCTCGGGCGCCGAACCCGTGCCCGACGCGACGGTCGTGGTCCGCGACGGGCGGATCGAGTCGGTGGGACCGTTGGCTGAAGTCGAGGTTCCGGCGGACGCCGAGGTCCTGGACGCGGCCGGAAAACACCTCGTCCCCGGTCTCATCAACGCGCACGGCCATGTGGGCTCGACCCTGGGCCTCGAGGGCGGGCACTACTCGCGAGAGAACGTCCTGCGCGACCTGCGGCTGTACGCGAGCTATGGCGTCACCACCGTCGTGAGCCTCGGCGGCGACGAAGCCGCCGGCGTCGAGGTGCGCGACGAACAGGACGTGCCATCGCTCGACCGGGCCCGGCTCTACGTGGCGGGTGCCGTGGTGGCGGGGATCACGCCGGGGGCCGCGCTCGAGATGGTGCACGGGAACGCGGCGATGGGGGTCGACTTCATCAAGATCCGGGTGGACGACAACCTCGGCAGCACGTACAAGATGACGCCGGACGTGTACGGGGCGGTGATCGAGGGGGCGCACGAACTCGGGCTTCCGGTCGCGGCGCACCTGTTCTACCTCGATGACGCCCACGGGCTGCTCGACGCCGGCGTGGACTTCATCGTGCACAGCGTCCGCGACCGGGCCGTGGACGACGTGCTCGCGGGTCGACTCATCGAAGCCGGTGTCTGCTACTCGCCGACGCTCACGCGCGAAGTCTCGACCTTCGTGTACGAGAGCGAGCCCGAGTTCTTCTCGGATCCCTTCTTCCTCGCCTCCGCGGAGCCGACCGTGCTGGACGCACTACGGGTGCCGGAGAGCATGGCGCGCTACCGCGAGAGCGAGTCGGCCCAGCGCTACAAGGAGGCGCTCGCGCAGGCCCAGGAAAACCTGGGCGCGCTGTCCGACGCCGGCGTGACCATCGCCATGGGCACCGACACCGGTCCGCCCGCGCGCTTCCAGGGCTACTTCGAGCACATGGAACTCGCGCTCATGGCCGAGTCCGGCATGTCGCCGATGGAAATCCTCGTCGCCTCCACGGGCGACGCGGCGCGCTGCGCGGGACTCGAGGGCGTCGGTACGATCGAGGCCGGCAACTGGGCCGATCTCGTCCTCCTCGGCGCCGACCCGCTGGATGGGGTCGAGAACCTCCGCACGATCGAATCCGTCTGGATCGCCGGCAACAAGGTGCCTTCCGTCTCCGGCTAA
- a CDS encoding TauD/TfdA family dioxygenase, translated as MRTSPHIRPVTPVIGAEVDGVDLAALDDDSFETIRDALMAHCVLFFRDQDISIESQKALGARFGELVEHPNEPGIAGHPEVFRIHADENSVRATGERWHSDVSCDPMPPMGSILRLHTVPESGGDTLFANMYAAYEALSDRMKALLDGLTAVHDGGPFYREVNRLIGRDDGGRSYPSAEHPVVRTHPVTGRKALFVNEMFTVRIADLPRGESIGLLDFLFRHVQRPDFHCRFHWRPHSVAFWDNRCTQHHAIWDYFPAVRSGYRVTIRGERPA; from the coding sequence ATGCGAACCTCACCCCATATCCGCCCGGTGACGCCCGTCATCGGCGCCGAGGTCGACGGCGTGGATCTCGCCGCCCTTGATGATGACAGTTTCGAGACCATCCGCGATGCGTTGATGGCGCACTGCGTCCTCTTCTTCCGGGACCAGGACATCTCCATCGAGAGCCAGAAGGCGCTGGGCGCCCGGTTCGGCGAACTCGTCGAGCACCCCAACGAGCCGGGCATCGCGGGACATCCGGAGGTGTTCCGGATCCATGCGGACGAGAACTCGGTGCGGGCGACCGGGGAGCGCTGGCACTCGGACGTGTCGTGCGACCCCATGCCGCCGATGGGTTCGATCCTGCGCCTGCACACGGTGCCCGAGAGCGGCGGCGACACGCTGTTCGCGAACATGTACGCCGCCTACGAAGCGCTGTCGGACCGCATGAAGGCGCTGCTCGACGGCCTCACGGCGGTCCACGACGGCGGCCCGTTCTACCGCGAGGTGAACCGGCTCATCGGGCGCGACGACGGGGGCCGCTCATACCCGTCGGCGGAGCACCCCGTCGTCCGCACGCACCCGGTGACGGGACGGAAGGCGCTGTTCGTGAACGAGATGTTCACGGTCCGCATCGCGGATCTCCCGCGGGGCGAGAGCATCGGGCTGCTCGACTTCCTCTTCCGGCACGTGCAGCGGCCGGATTTCCACTGCCGCTTCCATTGGCGCCCGCATTCCGTCGCCTTCTGGGACAACCGCTGCACGCAGCACCACGCGATCTGGGACTACTTCCCCGCCGTACGCTCCGGCTACCGCGTCACCATCCGCGGCGAACGCCCCGCCTAG
- a CDS encoding cytochrome c peroxidase — translation MLNRTRKALAFTATGLLLGLAACGDGSVTPPVPPAVPPAPPPEPPPPPPLPPEVVRAMLIDTVRLLADHRNLDPLEPPPSVRPELVELGRALAFDRILGGNRDLSCMTCHLPSFAMGDGRSLSIGVGGRGLGPNRTHPEGEFIPRNSPALFNLHLSTQFFWDGFVEELEDGFISTEAGDQLTSDMQAVFEFGALSAQPMIPVLRRKEMRGFGDDNELAALEDDDFAGVWAALMARLGEIEEYRMLFEAAYPGTGFDDMSFAHAANAIAGFYVSELAFIDTPWDRFLKGDNDQLSDSALRGAKSFMTIRCMLCHETDQFDDRNNEHHNAALPQIGPGLGDGPGGNDDFGRERVTGDPAHRRLFKTPPMRNVELTGPYGHAGQFATLKAIVVHYDSIDNRLRDYDVSQVDPELRGTLLNNFDEILVTRDTILIPVTFDDAEADDLVAFLESLTDDAARDLSHLAPATVPSGLPIDK, via the coding sequence ATGTTGAATCGCACTCGGAAGGCGCTCGCCTTCACGGCCACGGGACTTCTGCTCGGCCTCGCGGCCTGCGGGGACGGTTCCGTCACGCCCCCGGTCCCGCCGGCGGTGCCGCCCGCGCCTCCGCCGGAACCGCCGCCCCCGCCCCCGCTGCCTCCCGAGGTCGTGCGGGCCATGCTCATCGACACGGTGCGCCTGCTCGCGGACCACCGGAACCTCGACCCGCTCGAGCCGCCGCCCTCCGTGCGGCCGGAACTCGTGGAGTTGGGGCGCGCGCTGGCCTTCGACCGGATTCTGGGCGGGAACCGGGACCTCTCCTGCATGACGTGCCACCTCCCCAGCTTCGCGATGGGGGACGGCCGGTCGCTCTCGATCGGCGTCGGGGGACGCGGGTTGGGTCCGAACCGGACGCACCCCGAGGGCGAGTTCATCCCGCGCAACTCGCCCGCGCTCTTCAACCTCCATCTCTCGACGCAGTTCTTCTGGGATGGATTCGTGGAGGAGCTGGAGGACGGCTTCATCTCGACGGAGGCCGGGGATCAACTGACGTCCGACATGCAGGCCGTGTTCGAGTTCGGCGCGCTCTCGGCGCAGCCCATGATTCCCGTGCTGCGGCGCAAGGAGATGCGCGGCTTCGGCGACGACAACGAACTGGCGGCGCTGGAGGATGACGACTTCGCCGGCGTGTGGGCGGCGCTCATGGCGCGGCTGGGGGAGATCGAGGAATACCGGATGCTGTTCGAGGCCGCGTATCCGGGTACGGGGTTCGACGACATGTCCTTCGCGCACGCGGCGAACGCGATCGCCGGCTTCTACGTGTCCGAACTCGCCTTCATCGACACGCCGTGGGACCGGTTCCTGAAGGGGGACAACGACCAGCTCAGCGATTCGGCGCTCCGCGGCGCGAAGAGCTTCATGACGATCCGCTGCATGCTGTGCCACGAGACCGATCAGTTCGACGACCGCAACAACGAGCACCACAACGCCGCCCTCCCGCAGATCGGCCCCGGGCTGGGCGACGGTCCGGGCGGAAACGACGACTTCGGCCGCGAGCGCGTGACGGGAGACCCGGCGCACCGGCGGCTGTTCAAGACGCCGCCGATGCGGAACGTCGAACTCACGGGGCCGTACGGCCACGCGGGCCAGTTCGCCACGCTGAAGGCGATCGTCGTGCACTACGACAGCATCGACAACCGTCTCCGGGACTACGACGTGTCGCAGGTGGATCCCGAGCTGCGGGGCACGCTGCTCAACAACTTCGACGAGATCCTCGTCACGCGGGACACCATCCTCATCCCGGTCACCTTCGACGACGCGGAAGCGGACGACCTCGTCGCCTTCCTCGAGTCGCTGACGGATGACGCGGCGCGCGACCTGTCGCACCTCGCGCCGGCGACCGTGCCCAGCGGGCTGCCGATCGACAAGTAG
- a CDS encoding TlpA disulfide reductase family protein: MRPYRTHRTVRAAMVAGVAAALCLSCESASTGRNRLLDAAAAIQRLSSLAYEYVYEGTGSAAGSYAGRVRLLSAADEPRIYWAELRPSPSWTPAPPPGEPPPGDPPTDAPVDAPAGTPAEAPALIVSGGGDYVAALDEASGRFRHGTISGGSGHLVANAPFAVLSAFTDPQPFRAELASDMELVSRETIGGVLCDVLRGRTDEFGPAQVWWHIGVEDDLPRAFRWEADDGSGALAFEIRSMLVDPAISAEQLAIRVDLDGPEGGEVIDEDARRIEPGVPAPDWTLETASGSSLRLSDLRGDVVVLSVGASWCALCRDLAAAYAALPDQTASERVRFLNLNAWESPEVDPGPIVREWGLDAPLLLHAERIASDYKLASVPALFVVDAAGDLALVRHPTLADPEAQAAELERTLRTLLDLNP, encoded by the coding sequence ATGAGGCCATACAGGACGCATCGAACGGTGCGCGCGGCGATGGTGGCTGGCGTCGCGGCGGCCCTGTGCCTGTCGTGCGAGTCGGCGTCGACCGGCCGGAACCGGCTCCTCGACGCGGCGGCGGCCATCCAGCGGCTGTCGAGCCTCGCGTACGAGTACGTGTACGAGGGGACCGGCAGCGCCGCAGGGTCCTACGCCGGGAGGGTGCGGCTGCTCAGCGCCGCGGACGAACCCCGGATCTACTGGGCCGAGCTGCGGCCGTCGCCGTCATGGACCCCCGCGCCGCCGCCGGGCGAACCGCCCCCGGGCGACCCGCCCACCGATGCGCCGGTCGATGCGCCCGCCGGCACGCCCGCCGAGGCGCCCGCGCTCATCGTTTCGGGGGGCGGCGACTACGTCGCAGCCCTCGACGAGGCGTCGGGCAGGTTTCGTCACGGGACGATCTCGGGGGGCTCCGGCCATCTCGTGGCCAACGCCCCCTTCGCGGTCCTGTCGGCGTTCACGGATCCGCAGCCGTTCCGGGCGGAACTGGCGAGCGACATGGAACTCGTGAGCCGGGAGACGATTGGCGGCGTGCTGTGCGACGTGCTGCGCGGAAGGACCGACGAGTTCGGACCCGCGCAGGTGTGGTGGCACATCGGGGTCGAGGACGACCTGCCGCGCGCCTTCCGCTGGGAGGCCGATGACGGAAGCGGGGCCCTCGCGTTCGAGATCCGGAGCATGCTCGTCGATCCGGCGATCTCGGCCGAGCAACTCGCGATCCGCGTGGACCTCGACGGTCCCGAGGGCGGCGAGGTCATCGACGAGGACGCGCGGCGGATCGAACCCGGCGTGCCGGCGCCCGACTGGACGCTCGAAACGGCATCGGGGTCGTCCCTCCGCCTCTCGGACCTGCGCGGGGACGTCGTCGTGCTGAGTGTCGGGGCGAGTTGGTGCGCCCTCTGCCGGGACCTCGCGGCCGCGTACGCCGCCCTCCCGGATCAGACCGCGTCCGAGCGCGTCCGCTTCCTCAACCTCAACGCGTGGGAAAGTCCCGAGGTCGACCCCGGCCCGATCGTGCGCGAATGGGGGCTCGACGCGCCTCTCCTCCTGCATGCGGAGCGCATCGCCTCCGACTACAAGCTCGCCTCGGTTCCGGCGCTCTTCGTGGTGGACGCCGCGGGAGACCTCGCGCTCGTGCGGCACCCGACGCTCGCGGATCCCGAAGCTCAGGCCGCAGAACTCGAGCGGACCCTGCGAACGCTCCTCGACCTGAACCCCTGA
- a CDS encoding Gfo/Idh/MocA family oxidoreductase: MEPTKRESNETGEMIPAGVDRRTLLKLGAMGAGAAALGACRGPEAGSASPRPTSGSTQSGSGAPAPEALFSAPPLETVRIGFVGIGGMGSVHVRNLLDMEGVELTALCDIRPAHAERARDWVLEAGGPEPALYTRGETDFVRMCETEDIDLVYTATPWRWHVPVCVAAMERGKHAATEVPAAYTMEDCWRLVETAEATRRHCVMMENVNYGRWEMLVFHMARLGLFGEILHGEGGYLHDLRAIKFADTGEGLWRREHSKTRNGNLYPTHGLGPIANCMDINRGDRFDYAVSMSGPSRGLQDFAREHFPEDAPERRETFALGDVNVTLIKTVLGRTIYVSHDTNLPRPYSRIHLVQGTRGLFQGYPDRVYVEGRSEGHRWDEAADYLDEFEHPLWREMAGAGAGRGHGSMDYLEDYRLIKCLREGLPTDMNVYDAAALSAVCAVSEASVAERSRPVDFPDFTRGRWETWPQLGVVRA, encoded by the coding sequence ATGGAACCGACGAAGCGCGAATCGAACGAAACCGGCGAGATGATACCCGCGGGCGTCGACCGGCGAACGCTGCTCAAGCTGGGCGCGATGGGGGCGGGAGCCGCGGCCCTTGGCGCCTGCCGCGGGCCCGAGGCGGGCAGCGCATCGCCGCGGCCCACGAGCGGCTCGACGCAGTCCGGGAGCGGCGCCCCGGCGCCCGAGGCGCTCTTCTCGGCCCCGCCGCTGGAGACGGTCCGGATCGGCTTCGTGGGGATCGGCGGCATGGGATCGGTCCACGTCCGTAATCTCCTCGACATGGAGGGCGTGGAGCTCACCGCGCTCTGCGACATCCGGCCCGCGCACGCGGAGCGAGCCCGCGACTGGGTGCTCGAAGCCGGGGGGCCGGAGCCGGCCCTCTACACGCGCGGGGAGACGGACTTCGTCCGCATGTGCGAGACGGAGGATATCGACCTCGTCTACACGGCTACGCCGTGGCGCTGGCACGTGCCCGTCTGCGTCGCCGCCATGGAGCGCGGGAAGCACGCGGCGACGGAGGTTCCGGCGGCCTATACGATGGAGGACTGCTGGCGCCTCGTGGAGACGGCCGAGGCAACGCGGCGGCACTGCGTGATGATGGAGAACGTGAACTACGGCCGCTGGGAGATGCTCGTCTTCCACATGGCGCGGCTCGGGCTGTTCGGCGAGATCCTGCACGGCGAAGGCGGCTACCTCCACGACCTGCGCGCGATCAAGTTCGCCGACACCGGCGAGGGGCTGTGGCGGCGGGAGCATTCGAAGACGCGGAACGGCAACCTCTATCCCACGCACGGGCTGGGCCCGATCGCCAACTGCATGGATATCAACCGCGGGGACCGCTTCGACTACGCGGTCTCGATGAGCGGTCCGTCGCGCGGGCTGCAGGACTTTGCGCGCGAGCACTTCCCCGAGGACGCGCCGGAGCGCCGGGAGACGTTCGCGCTCGGCGACGTGAACGTCACGCTCATCAAGACCGTCCTCGGCCGCACGATCTACGTCTCGCACGACACGAACCTTCCCCGCCCGTACTCGCGGATCCACCTCGTCCAGGGCACGCGGGGCCTCTTCCAGGGCTATCCCGACCGGGTGTACGTCGAGGGCCGCAGCGAGGGGCACCGGTGGGACGAGGCGGCGGACTACCTCGACGAGTTCGAGCACCCGCTGTGGCGCGAGATGGCCGGAGCCGGGGCGGGCCGCGGACACGGCAGCATGGACTACCTCGAGGACTACCGGCTCATCAAGTGCCTGCGCGAGGGACTGCCTACGGACATGAACGTGTACGACGCGGCGGCGCTGTCAGCCGTGTGCGCCGTGAGCGAGGCGTCCGTGGCGGAGCGCAGCCGGCCGGTCGACTTTCCCGACTTCACCCGCGGCCGGTGGGAGACGTGGCCGCAGCTCGGCGTCGTCCGGGCTTGA
- a CDS encoding sodium:solute symporter family protein has protein sequence MQLNGLDWIVLAAYGIVALGVGLWFARRAGSGTNEFFLAGRKLPWWLLGTSMVATTFSTDTPNLVTDLVRNGGVSRNWGWWAFLITAMCTTFFYAKLWRRSGVFTDIGFYELRYSGRAATFLRGFRALYLGVFFNVVIMATVTLAAIKISGVLLGADKYTTVLVAGTVAALYSATSGLWGVVVTDLLLFAIAMIGSVAAASYALSQPEVGGLAGLVTHPEISRNLSLLPDFSDWRTAAMVFVIPIAVQWWASWYPGAEPGGGGYAAQRMLAARNERDSMRATLWFNIAHYSLRPWPWILVALASIAVYPTLDSIGAAFPDLDPSILGHDLAYPAMLVFLPHGLLGLVVASLAAAYMSTISTHLNWGSSYVVDDFYRRFVARDRDEAHYVRVARISTGVLIVLSAALALFLDSAKQAFELILLLHAGSGLIFLLRWFWWRVNAWSEISGMAASATVALWFPLFHERVGLPALDPAVSLLLGVGLTTAVWLAVTFLTRPVDTATLQGFCDRIRPFARGWRRAVNTQPDAPGSLAAGLAAWGLGCVTVYAVLFGTGMALYGRPAAATGFGLVAVAAAIGLFRALPRVGFD, from the coding sequence GTGCAACTGAACGGCCTCGACTGGATCGTCCTGGCCGCGTACGGGATCGTGGCCCTCGGCGTCGGGCTCTGGTTCGCCCGGCGCGCCGGCTCCGGCACGAACGAGTTCTTCCTCGCGGGCCGGAAGCTCCCCTGGTGGCTGCTGGGGACGTCGATGGTCGCCACGACCTTCTCCACCGACACCCCGAACCTCGTCACCGACCTCGTCCGCAACGGGGGCGTGAGCCGGAACTGGGGTTGGTGGGCGTTCCTCATCACGGCGATGTGCACGACATTCTTCTACGCGAAGCTGTGGCGGCGTTCCGGCGTGTTCACCGACATCGGCTTCTACGAACTCCGCTATTCCGGGCGCGCGGCGACCTTCCTGCGGGGCTTCCGGGCCCTCTATCTGGGCGTCTTCTTCAACGTCGTCATCATGGCCACCGTCACGCTCGCCGCGATCAAGATCTCGGGGGTCCTGCTCGGGGCGGACAAGTACACGACGGTGCTCGTCGCGGGCACGGTGGCGGCGCTGTACTCCGCGACTTCCGGGCTCTGGGGCGTGGTCGTCACCGATCTCCTCCTGTTCGCGATCGCCATGATCGGGTCCGTCGCGGCGGCTTCGTACGCGCTCTCGCAGCCCGAGGTCGGGGGTCTGGCGGGGCTCGTCACCCACCCGGAGATCTCGCGAAACCTGTCGCTGCTGCCCGACTTCTCCGACTGGCGCACGGCAGCCATGGTGTTCGTGATCCCGATTGCCGTGCAGTGGTGGGCGAGCTGGTATCCCGGCGCGGAGCCGGGCGGCGGCGGGTACGCGGCGCAGCGGATGCTCGCGGCGCGGAACGAGCGCGACTCCATGCGCGCCACCCTGTGGTTCAACATCGCGCACTACTCGTTGAGGCCGTGGCCCTGGATCCTCGTCGCCCTCGCCTCGATCGCCGTCTATCCCACGCTCGACTCGATCGGAGCGGCCTTCCCCGACCTCGACCCCAGCATTCTGGGGCACGACCTCGCCTACCCGGCGATGCTCGTCTTCCTGCCGCACGGACTGCTGGGACTCGTCGTCGCTTCGCTCGCGGCGGCCTACATGTCGACCATCTCCACGCACCTGAACTGGGGGTCGTCCTACGTCGTCGACGACTTCTATCGCCGGTTCGTGGCCCGGGACCGGGACGAGGCCCACTACGTGCGCGTGGCGCGGATCTCCACCGGAGTGCTGATCGTCCTCTCCGCCGCCCTCGCGCTCTTCCTGGACAGCGCGAAGCAGGCGTTCGAACTCATCCTGCTGCTGCACGCGGGGAGCGGTCTGATCTTCCTCCTGCGCTGGTTCTGGTGGCGGGTGAACGCGTGGTCGGAGATCTCGGGCATGGCGGCTTCCGCGACGGTGGCGCTCTGGTTCCCGCTCTTCCACGAACGCGTGGGGCTGCCGGCGCTCGATCCGGCGGTCAGCCTGCTGCTCGGCGTCGGGCTGACCACGGCCGTGTGGCTCGCCGTCACCTTCCTCACCCGGCCCGTGGACACGGCGACGCTGCAGGGCTTCTGCGACCGCATCCGCCCCTTCGCCCGCGGGTGGCGGAGGGCCGTGAACACGCAGCCGGACGCGCCCGGGAGCCTGGCCGCGGGTCTCGCCGCATGGGGTCTGGGCTGCGTGACCGTGTACGCCGTGCTCTTCGGCACGGGGATGGCGCTGTACGGGAGACCGGCCGCCGCGACCGGATTCGGACTCGTGGCCGTCGCCGCCGCCATCGGGTTGTTCCGGGCGCTCCCCCGGGTGGGCTTCGACTGA
- a CDS encoding Gfo/Idh/MocA family oxidoreductase: MTLKNDFSRRDFVRASGAAGLGLSIVPAHVLGGPRRRAPSDTLNVAHIGAGGMGGGDVRGMAGVGENIYALCDVDERQAAGSWSAFPRAKRYRDFRTMLSEEADNIDAVLISTPDHTHTAAGMMALSLGKPTRIQKPLATTIWEVRQLVAAAERAGVATQMGNQGHAQDGTREIREWYEAGAIGEIRRVEYWTNRPIWPQAILRPTEAHHAPPWLEWDLWLGPAADRPYHPAYAPFNWRGWWDFGTGALGDIGCHAMDAAFWTFDLGTPERISAESTTLFPETAPAASRIEYDFPARGDRPAVKVVWRDGNLSPPRPAEVPDDARWPFESSGQLWIGTDGKMFAGIYGENPRLLDAERDAAIRADPPPERYPRTDGVYAEFAAACKDGPPAGSNFVEHAGPLTEMVLLGNLSVRSGREVRLDPATGEILNGVSIPERYVTPDYRSGWGW, encoded by the coding sequence ATGACGCTGAAGAACGACTTCTCACGGCGCGACTTCGTTCGGGCCTCGGGCGCGGCCGGCCTCGGCCTGAGCATCGTGCCCGCGCATGTGCTCGGCGGGCCCCGGCGCCGCGCGCCCAGCGACACGCTGAACGTGGCGCACATCGGGGCCGGTGGCATGGGTGGCGGCGACGTGCGCGGGATGGCGGGCGTCGGCGAGAACATCTACGCCCTGTGCGACGTGGACGAGCGTCAGGCGGCCGGCTCGTGGAGCGCCTTCCCGCGAGCCAAGCGCTACCGCGACTTCCGCACCATGCTCTCGGAAGAGGCCGACAACATCGACGCGGTGTTGATCTCCACGCCGGACCACACGCACACCGCGGCCGGCATGATGGCCCTTTCGCTGGGCAAGCCCACCCGCATCCAGAAGCCGCTCGCGACCACGATCTGGGAGGTGCGCCAACTCGTCGCCGCCGCGGAGAGGGCGGGGGTCGCCACGCAGATGGGGAACCAGGGTCACGCCCAGGACGGTACGCGGGAGATTCGCGAGTGGTACGAGGCCGGCGCGATCGGCGAGATCCGGCGCGTGGAGTACTGGACGAACCGACCCATCTGGCCGCAGGCGATCCTGCGGCCGACCGAGGCGCACCACGCCCCGCCCTGGCTGGAGTGGGACCTGTGGCTGGGGCCCGCGGCCGACCGCCCCTACCACCCGGCCTACGCCCCCTTCAACTGGCGCGGCTGGTGGGACTTCGGTACCGGCGCGCTGGGCGACATCGGGTGCCACGCGATGGACGCGGCCTTCTGGACCTTCGACCTCGGCACGCCGGAGCGGATTTCGGCCGAATCGACGACGCTGTTCCCGGAGACGGCGCCCGCGGCGTCGCGCATCGAGTACGACTTCCCGGCACGCGGAGACCGGCCGGCCGTGAAGGTGGTGTGGCGAGACGGCAACCTCTCCCCGCCCAGGCCCGCGGAAGTGCCGGACGACGCGCGCTGGCCCTTCGAGTCGAGCGGGCAGCTGTGGATCGGGACCGACGGCAAGATGTTCGCGGGAATCTACGGCGAGAACCCGCGGCTCCTCGACGCCGAGCGGGACGCGGCGATCCGGGCCGATCCGCCGCCAGAGAGGTATCCGCGCACGGACGGCGTGTACGCGGAGTTCGCCGCCGCCTGCAAGGACGGCCCCCCCGCCGGTTCCAACTTCGTCGAACACGCGGGACCGCTGACGGAGATGGTGCTCCTCGGCAACCTCTCCGTGAGAAGCGGCCGGGAAGTGCGGCTCGATCCGGCGACGGGCGAGATCCTGAACGGCGTCTCGATCCCCGAACGCTATGTAACGCCCGACTACCGTTCGGGCTGGGGGTGGTAG
- a CDS encoding gluconate 2-dehydrogenase subunit 3 family protein produces the protein MADQERERAGDGAPDRAPEPEAAEGLTRRRALQVLAAGAAGAAAISAGACADGGESGVPGTEAATDFEGATSGGNPRAAGTPTDPDLVSPVVWWDLVLTEDELATLAALCDVIIPEDEHSPGAAALGAHAFIDEWVSAPYDGNRDDLTLVRGGLVWLDIESTERFGGRFTGLRLEQKHAICDDICWAENAAPEYRVAARFFDRVRDLTSTAFWTTAEGMADLGFVGNRPMPRFDGPPPEVLERLGLA, from the coding sequence ATGGCGGACCAGGAACGCGAACGCGCAGGAGACGGCGCGCCGGACCGCGCGCCGGAACCGGAGGCGGCCGAGGGACTGACGCGCCGCCGGGCGCTGCAGGTGCTCGCCGCCGGGGCGGCGGGCGCGGCCGCCATCTCCGCGGGGGCGTGCGCCGACGGCGGAGAATCCGGCGTCCCCGGCACCGAGGCTGCGACCGACTTCGAGGGCGCCACGAGCGGCGGCAACCCCCGGGCCGCCGGCACGCCGACGGACCCGGACCTCGTCTCGCCCGTCGTGTGGTGGGACCTGGTCCTTACGGAGGACGAACTCGCCACCCTCGCCGCCCTGTGCGACGTCATCATCCCCGAGGACGAACACTCCCCCGGCGCGGCGGCGCTCGGGGCGCACGCCTTCATCGACGAGTGGGTGAGCGCGCCCTACGACGGAAACCGGGACGATCTGACGCTCGTGCGCGGCGGGCTCGTGTGGCTGGACATAGAATCGACGGAACGTTTCGGGGGCCGCTTCACCGGACTCAGGCTCGAGCAGAAGCACGCGATCTGCGACGACATCTGCTGGGCGGAGAACGCCGCACCGGAATACCGGGTCGCGGCCCGTTTCTTCGATCGCGTGCGGGATCTCACATCGACCGCGTTCTGGACGACCGCCGAGGGGATGGCCGACCTCGGCTTCGTCGGGAACCGCCCCATGCCCCGCTTCGACGGCCCGCCCCCGGAGGTTCTCGAACGCCTGGGTCTGGCTTAG